Genomic segment of Polycladomyces abyssicola:
CCTATCATGGAAACACGCTGGGGGCGATGTCGGCGACGGGACAAGCCCAGCGCAAATACCGGTATGAACCCTTGGTTCCAGGGTTTCTACAGGTTCCGCCTCCGGACTGTTACCACTGTCCTTTTGGAAAAGCACCGGATTCCTGCTCCAGGGAGTGCGCGGAAATATTTGACTATACGATGAATTGGGAAATCGATCGAACTGTGGCCGGTGTGATTATGGAGCCGATCATCACGGGTGGCGGTATCCTCATTCCTCCTGACGATTATTTGAAACGGGTAAGGGAGATTTGCGACTGGCACGGTGCGTTGTTGATCATCGATGAAGTGATTTGCGGGTTTGGCCGAACAGGCAAGCCATTTGGATTTATGCACTACGGCATCCAACCGGACATCGTCACGATGGCCAAAGGGATCACCAGCGGGTATCTCCCCTTGGCCGTAACCGCGGTACGCAGAGAATTGTTTGAAGCGTTCAAAGGGACGGAGGAATATGATCATTTCCGTCACGTCAACACCTTCGGCGGTAATCCGGCCGCATGTGCATTGGCGGTTGAGAACCTGAACATTCTTGAAAAGGAAAAGTTGGTAGAACGATCTGCAACATTGGGTGAACAAATCCTGGCATCGTTGTCCGATGTAGAGGATCTGCCGCATGTGGGTCAGATTCGGGGCAAGGGTCTGTTGATCGGAATCGAGCTGGTGGAGGATAAGGAAACCCGTCAACCGGCCAACCCGGATCGGGTCAATGCGGTGGTCGCCACATGTAAGGAACTGGGCGTGTTGGTCGGCAAGAATGGGGACACGGTGGCCGGATTCAACAATGTGATTGCCATCTCCCCACCGTTGTCCCTGACGGATGAAGATACGGCTCTCCTTGTCAAAAAGGTGAAACAGGCGTTGCGGGAGCACGCGAGTTGAAAAGCCGACAGAGGGGAGGAATGACGGTGAAGGAACAAGGACAACTGCAGAAAAGCCTGAAAATGCGCCATATGCGCATGATTTCGATCGGGGGCGTAATCGGTGCCGGGTTGTTCGTCGGCAGTGGTGCTGTTATCCACGCGACCGGGCCGGCGGCCGTGATCTCGTATCTGCTGGCAGGTGTATTGATCGTCCTGATCATGCGCATGTTGGGTGAGATGGCGGCGGCACATCCCTCTATCGGCTCGTTCGCCGAATATGGACGGCTGGCGTTGGGCGGCTGGGCCGGTTTTTCGATCGGATGGCTGTATTGGTATTTCTGGGTCATCGTCGTGGCGGTGGAAGCGACCGCGGGTGCAGGCATCCTGCAATACTGGCTGCCCGGTGTGCCGTTATGGGTGTTGAGTTTGGGATTGATGGTGCTATTGACACTGACCAATGTCATTTCCGTCCGCTCGTACGGGGAATTTGAATATTGGTTTGCCTCGATCAAGGTGGGTGCCATCGTCGTCTTTATGATCTTAGGCGGTTTGTATGTCCTGGGATTGTGGCCGGGTGCGTCGATGGATTTCTCCAATCTCTACGCTCACGGCGGGTTCGCCCCTCACGGGTATAGCTCCATCCTCCAGGGGATCGTGATTGTCATCTTTTCGTTTGTCGGATCGGAGATCGTCACCATCGCCGCTGCCGAATCATCCGAACCTGAAAAGGCAGTAGCCAAGGCGACCAACTCCGTGATCTGGCGCGTGCTGGTGTTCTACATCGGGTCGATCCTGTTGGTGGTCACGATGTTGCCCTGGAATGCCGCCAGCGTACTGAAAAGCCCCTATGTCAGCGCGTTGACGGCACTCGATATCCCTGCCGCTGATCAGATCATGAACGTCATCGTGTTGACGGCGGTTCTCTCCTGCCTCAACTCCGGTTTGTACACCTCGTCGCGGATGTTGTACGCATTAGCGAAAAAGGGGGATGCTCCCCGATGGTTCATGCATCTCAACGGCCGGGGCGTTCCCATTCGCGCCATTTTGCTGGGAACGGTGATTGGCTATCTGTCCGTCGTCATGTCGTATGTGTCACCGGACCAAGTTTTCCTGTTCCTCGTCAACTCGTCAGGTGTCGTTGCATTGTTCATCTACCTGCTGATTGCGGTCTCCCAGCTTCGCATGCGCGACCGGCTGGAGCGGGAACGGCCGGAGAGGTTACAGGTTCGGATGTGGGGCTACCCCGTATTAACCTATCTGACCATCGCCGGTATGTTGGCGGTGATCGGGTCCATGGCGTGGATTCCCTCGATGCGGTCCCAGTTGTGGGCCAGTCTGCTCAGTTGGTTGGTGGTATTGGTAGCCTATGCGCTGCGCTACCGGTGGGGTGTGAGTCAATCGGATAACACATCGCAAACGGAAAGGGCTTAAAGGCGACCCATGGGGCAAGGCCCCATGGGTCGCCTTTAAACACAGTGGAATTGGACGGGAACTCGGTCCCCACGGTTTAGCTCTTTACAGAACCTAAACACACCAATATAAATATGCAGCTTCAACCAATTGAATGGTATTCTCCGAGCCGCAAGGTAAATTAAAACCACAACAAAAGGGAGGATGCTCTATGTCCGATATTACAAAAGGCTTTGGTCACGATAGTGTTCGACCGGTTCCGATGAACCAGCGAAGTATGGGCCTATTCTCTACGTTTTCTTTGTGGGTCGGTGCCAATGTAGTGGTGACGACCGTTTTCACAGGCATGTTTTTTGTGCCTGATCTGAAATATTTAACAGCTATTGCGGTTATCCTTTTTGGTTCGCTTGTTGGAGCTGTTCCATTAATTCTCATGGGTAACATAGGAACCAGAACCGGCCTTCCAACCATGGTTTTAACGAAAGGCGCTTTTGGCGAAAGAGGAGCGGTGTTACCGTCAGCTGTAAATACAATTATTTTGATCGGATGGACATGGATTCAGGCCTATATGGCAGGCTTAAGCCTGGATCATGCTGTGACCTATTTAACAGGATACAGCAATATTAATCTTT
This window contains:
- a CDS encoding aspartate aminotransferase family protein, with product MNESTMTTPSAKEWWEKDRQLIWHQMARYQPDAHPLVVTRAEGAWVTDVEGRKYLDGMAGLWCVNAGYGRQELARAAYEQLIEMPYYPLTQSHLPAIRLGEKLRKWLGDDYLFFFSNSGSEANETAFKIARQYHRQNGEPDRYKFLSRYRAYHGNTLGAMSATGQAQRKYRYEPLVPGFLQVPPPDCYHCPFGKAPDSCSRECAEIFDYTMNWEIDRTVAGVIMEPIITGGGILIPPDDYLKRVREICDWHGALLIIDEVICGFGRTGKPFGFMHYGIQPDIVTMAKGITSGYLPLAVTAVRRELFEAFKGTEEYDHFRHVNTFGGNPAACALAVENLNILEKEKLVERSATLGEQILASLSDVEDLPHVGQIRGKGLLIGIELVEDKETRQPANPDRVNAVVATCKELGVLVGKNGDTVAGFNNVIAISPPLSLTDEDTALLVKKVKQALREHAS
- a CDS encoding amino acid permease codes for the protein MTVKEQGQLQKSLKMRHMRMISIGGVIGAGLFVGSGAVIHATGPAAVISYLLAGVLIVLIMRMLGEMAAAHPSIGSFAEYGRLALGGWAGFSIGWLYWYFWVIVVAVEATAGAGILQYWLPGVPLWVLSLGLMVLLTLTNVISVRSYGEFEYWFASIKVGAIVVFMILGGLYVLGLWPGASMDFSNLYAHGGFAPHGYSSILQGIVIVIFSFVGSEIVTIAAAESSEPEKAVAKATNSVIWRVLVFYIGSILLVVTMLPWNAASVLKSPYVSALTALDIPAADQIMNVIVLTAVLSCLNSGLYTSSRMLYALAKKGDAPRWFMHLNGRGVPIRAILLGTVIGYLSVVMSYVSPDQVFLFLVNSSGVVALFIYLLIAVSQLRMRDRLERERPERLQVRMWGYPVLTYLTIAGMLAVIGSMAWIPSMRSQLWASLLSWLVVLVAYALRYRWGVSQSDNTSQTERA